The Lentimicrobium sp. L6 nucleotide sequence TATTACCGCTAATGTTATTAGTTCAAGCTTATATAATGAAGAAGTTTTATTTGAGTATATTTTGTTGTGAACTCGAAATCGATGAGGGCTCCTGAATTAAACCACGCAAAATTTATAAAGACTTCCGCAGGAAGTCTACTCCGCCTTATCAGGAAGTCGTTAAACGGAGCAAATGGATTGTAGGAAACAAAAATAATACTGTTTGACGCTCGTTAGTGACACTCCATAGGATGTCACTATAAGGAGGAGTTTATTGTTTTTCCGAAAACCATTTGTCGAGTAGACTTTCTGATACAGCGGCTGTTTTTGCTGTCCTTTTTCGAAAAAGGGCCTGAAAAAATATTCAAACAAATATAAGTCTGGGGCATCCAAACCCAAGTCTAAATAATCTTATTTCATTGAATTTGTGGCGATTGCGATTCCCATCCTATATAAGTGCAGAAAACAAGAAAAAGTATGTCTGTCCACTGATTCCACTAATTTTCACTGATTGTAATTTGTGATAATTCGTGGACATAAAATAAGTATGCATTTGTCCAAACGAAGTTTCACAAAGAAACTATTAAACACACAATATAATTGGTATTTAAATACCAATAAGTTTACTTTTGCAACCACAAATCATCATCATGTTTAAATTCTTCAAGAAATATCATAAATGGCTAGGGCTGATATTCGCCCTTTTCCTTATCATATACTCCCTTTCTGGCATTGTTTTAAACCATAGAGATTTACTTTCTGGTGTTGATGTGAGTAGAAAACTCATGCCCAAAAGCTATACCTATAAAAATTGGAATTTAGGAGCTTTACGTGGAAGCGAACAAATAGGCACCGACAGCATCCTTCTTTATGGGAATATGGGCCTTTGGTTGGCCAATGGGGACTTGAACAATTTGAGAAGCTTTGCTGAAGGATTACCTGAAGGCATGGACAATAGAAAGGTTTTTAAAATCTATAAATCGCATAAAGGGAATTTATATTTGGCCAGCCTCAGGGGAGCTTACTCATGGAATAATGGAGTAAAAGAATGGAAGAAAATACCCATTGAAATTGAAGATGAAAGATTTGTGGACATCACCGAAAGAAATGGTGAAATTATCTTTCTGAGTCGTAGCTTCTTATTTAAAGGCATAGATAATCCTGAGCAATTAAAATTTGAAAAAATCCAATTACAAAATCCAGCTGGATATGATAATAAAATTGGACTATTTAAAACCCTATGGTTTATTCACTCTGGTGAAATTTATGGTCATTGGGGGAAATTACTCGTCGACCTTTTGGGTGTGGTTTTTATATTATTGAGCCTTGGTGGGGTCATTTACTTCTTTATGCCACGAAGAATTAAAAAGAAACACCAACAAGGGGAATCTATCGAGCAACTCAAAGGGTTTCATAAGTGGAATATCCGCTGGCATAATAAACTCGGCTACTGGTTTATCTTCTTTTTATTGATTACCACCATTACAGGGATTTTCCTCCGTCCACCCGGATTAATATTTATAGCCTCCTCCAAAGTGGGCAAAATTCCATATACCTCATTGGCCACTTCTAATGCTTGGTTTGATAAACTCAGAGCTATCGATTATAATGAAGAAAGAGGAGTCTATATCCTATTAACAGATGAAAGAGCCTTTGAGCTGGACAAGGAAATGGAGTTGGCGCCTATGGCCTTTGAGTTTCAGGTTCCCATTAGCATCATGGGAGTTACTGTTTTTGAGAGAATATCAACAGACACCTATTTAGTAGGAAGTTTTGCCGGTTTATTTGAGTGGAATCCAAGAAGAGGAATCCTCAACGATTTCCAACACCAAAGGCCTTATGTTCCGGTACAAACCATGGGGCCTCCAATAGAAAACAGCAGTATTAGTGGCTGGGTGGTAAATACCCAAGGTGAAGCCTTTTATACGGATTACGATTTCGGAATTAAAGGAATCAATCCTGAATGGCAAACTCCAGAAATGCCTCAGATTATTAAAGAATCACCCATCTCTTTATGGAATTTGGCCTTGGAAATTCATACTGCACGCTACTTTAGCTTTATCTTTGGAATAGGCTATATCCTTATTGTACCTATAGTTGGTTTCGCAACCATATTTATTCTTATTAGTGGATTGGTAGTTTGGTGGAAGAAGTATAAAGGGAGTTAACTAAGTAGAAACTCTTGGTTTCTTAGCAATAATAATATCTCTCTTTATGGATTTATCCACCATGTGTTCAAACTGAAGATTGGGTTCATCATTTAACACTTCAAAACCATTCTCCACAAAAACTTCCGAAAGCTTATGTTTAGAAACTACAAATGAATTCCAGGCCAAAACAATGGTTCCTCCTGGCTTAAGAATCTGACTCCATCCAGGTAAACATTGGATTAATAATTGATATGGATTTCGTGTGATGGAGTTTGATTTCTGAGCAACAGCATTTCCATGAGCTATTCCATAAGGCAAGTCACCTACAATAACATGGAAGCTTTCTTTTTTAAAGTATTTAGCTGCATCCTGAGACCGTCCATTTACTATTCCCAACTTTCGTCTAGAGGACTTCTCTTTAAACTCTTGCTTACTCTTTGCATACTCAAACTCACGAACCATAATAGCTTCGGATTTATTTTTACCGTAAATCCTTCTGCTATTAGACTGATGTTTATACTTTTCCTCCTCTAAAAACTTCTTAAAAAACACTTCACAGGCATGTGTTGATTTCGAGTCGATTTCTATTCCCATAGGCTCAAAATTATAAACTACAGCTTCAAAAAGAGTCGTTCCCCTACCTGCAACGGGATCGAGCAATCTAATTTGATCTCGGTAATCAAAATCACTGGATAGCAAAGCCACATTTATCATCATCTTAGTGAATAGCTCATTAGTTTTGCCAGGATACTTCAATAGAGAACTGATTTTCTGGTCTACATATTCAAATTCATATTTGGAAATGGGTATCAAACAATCACTTTCTTTATCATGGTCTTTAAAGATAGCAAACACAAAGGAAAGCCTTGATAAAACCTGTAAATCGTAGTCTGTGATTTCATCTTTGGTAGTGAAAGAAATATAGCGAATACCTTTGATATTTACTATATCTATTTCTTCGCAAGTTGCTTCTAATCTTCTTGTTGCTATCTTTAATTCTGCCAAAGCCAATTCCCCTGACAGATTATAATAAACCCTATTATGCCCTGGGTTTTGTAAAATCAAATACCTATTCATATTCTAAAAAAAATCTTAAAAACAACTTTTATCCAAAACAAAGCAAATTTCGTAATATCAAACTAAAATAGCTTAAGTGTACTATAAAAACCTATTCTGACTGAGATTAAGATGCTTTAAACTACAGTGAATAGTTAATCAGTCCTCAAAAATAAATATTTCTAGTAATATACAACCTTAAAACAAGGTTTGTTTCATTTAGTTCTTAAGAACTTCAAGTAATTTATCTCTAAGCTCTTCTCCTTTGAGTCCTCTGGCGACAATTCGTCCTTCTGGGTTAATTAAAAGAGAGGCTGGAATGCTTTTAACACCATAATCTATGAAAGCATTATCTTCAAAACCCGAGACCAATGAAACATTTATCCAAGGTAGATTATCTTCATTAATTGCAGAAAGCCATCTTGACTTATCAAACTCAGCTGCTACACCTAAAATTTCGAATTTTGCATTTTTCAAGCTCAACTCTTGATGTAATTTTACTAAAGCAGGAATTTCTTGCTTACATAATTCGCACCAAGAAGCCCAAAATTTAACCAAGACATAAGAGCCTCTCAAAGAAGATAGCCTTCTCTCTATACCAGCACTATCTTTACTAATGATTTCAGGAGCTAATCGACCTTGCTGAACCAATTCCAACACTTTCATTTGGGATTTTATCTTCACAGAGTATGGATGGAATCGCAAACTCAAATCCATTAAATTATATAGATGATTTAGTTCTTCAAAATTTCCTATGTGGTAACGATAATTTAAAATCAAATATGGGTTAAGAGGAGAGTTAGGTTCACTTTGTATAAAAGCATCAATCATTTCTAATTCTTGTTGACTATTTTTCGCTAGGCTCAATCTAGTTTCAAACTCTCGCAACTGCACATTCATCCTGGCATCAATAATTTTAAGCTCTTTGGGATTATCAAGGTCTCCTTCAATGAAGATTTTATCTGTACTAATATAAAATGGCAGCGTTGGTTGATTATTCGTCCCTATAAAATACATTTCGGCATGATTAAACTCACCATCAAATCGAAACTGTCCATCTTCTATCTTTTTAGCCCCTATTCTTTCATAGGTATATCCTAAGTAATTCCCTGCCTTAAATAGATAAATACTATCAGACTGATAATTTAAAAGGTCTCCTTTTATATGATAAAAATAGGTCTTGGTGTTGTTATCTAAATGACAACCAAAAAAAACAATGACCACAAAAGTAAGCACTAGCAGAAAATGTTTTTTAAGCCTCATATTCATATTGTTTATTATAGAAACAAATCGATATCTATTCATCATTAAGCTTCAAAGATAAAACTAATTAAATAATTAATACCAAAATCACATGAACCAGAAGAGAAATTTCAAAGTAGACCTAACTGTCTCTTTTCATTAAGTTATCTGCCACAGAAACAAGAACCATTTCTTTATCTTTTGGAAGATGGATAGCATGGAGTTGCAACATGGCTTTAGAATAGAACTCCTCCATTAATTGACGTGTTAATTGGCTGATTTCATATTTATTAAAAAGGTTTAATACCTCTGTCACTTTTTCATCATTACCCTCATCCTGTATCGTATACAACTCCACTAACCTTTTTTTATCAATTTCATCAGCCAGTTCCAAAGCTTTTAAATAAAGATAGGTTTTCTTATTGGTTCTAATATCACCACCAGTTTGCTTTCCAAAAACAGAAGTATCACCAAAAGCATCCAACAAATCATCTTGCAACTGAAAAGCCATACCAATATTTTCACCAAAATTATAGGTCAACTTACATTGATCAGCACTGGCGCGAGCAATAATCGCTCCGACATGCATACTTCCACCAATCAGAACAGCGGTCTTTAACTTAATCATCTCCAGATATTCTTCAATACTTACATGCTCGGCTGTCTCAAAATTCATATCGTATTGCTGGCCTTCACATACCTCTTTTCCAACCTTATTAAACACTGTAAAAAGGTCAAACAACAAATCCTTGGGAGAGCTAAGCAAATAATCATATGCTAGCACCATCATGGTATCACCACTCAAAATAGCCCGATTAGCGTCCCATTTTTTGTATACGGTAGGCTCTCCTCGTCTTATTGGGGCCTTGTCCATAATATCATCATGCAATAAAGTGAAATTATGAAACGTCTCCAAACCTAAAGCCGCATTAACAGACTCCTCTATTTTTCCACCGAAAATATCGCAAGTCATAATCGTTAAAGTAGGACGCAACCTCTTACCTCCCAAACTCATAGTATAAGTAATGGGTTCGTATAATTCGACAGGAGCATGATCAAATTTCTGCTCAGCAATCTTTAGTTTAATAATCTCTTGGTAATCTTGAATTGTCAACATAAATCTATTTTAGTGCTGCAAATTTAAAAATTCAAGTGAAAGCAAAAAGAAATCTTTTCAAACTCAGATAATTATTCAAAAAAAGAATTCCTCAGAAAGCTTTAAAGATGTCAAAATAAATCGTATTTTTGCACCGCTTTTTAAATGGAGAAAATAGTCTTTTCATCAATTAAACAGCACCCTCCCTCTTTGGAGAGAGTTTAAACGCTTGAATTTTAAGCATTTAAAAGCATTAGATGGACAGATGGAGGGGACAGCAGTCCCCTTTTGTTATAATCTGTTTAAAGAAAAATATGATAGGAAAAAAGAAAATAGAGGCATTAATTGAAGAAGGATTATCAGGAACAGATCGTTTTTTGGTAGAACTCAACATCAATGAAGCCAATCATATAGAGGTTTTTATTGATAGCGACACAAGGGTAGGAATTGATCATTGCGTGGAGTTGAGTCGTCAAATAGAGTCTAATTTGGATCGAGAAGAAGAAGATTTTTTTCTGAATGTATCTTCAGCAGGCTTAGATCTTCCTCTTCGCAAAAAACGTCAATACTTGAAACATGTGGGCCAACTTTTAAAAATAAAATTAACTGACGGCTCACAGATATTGATACGTGTAGAAGAAGTGAAAGAAGAT carries:
- a CDS encoding PepSY-associated TM helix domain-containing protein produces the protein MFKFFKKYHKWLGLIFALFLIIYSLSGIVLNHRDLLSGVDVSRKLMPKSYTYKNWNLGALRGSEQIGTDSILLYGNMGLWLANGDLNNLRSFAEGLPEGMDNRKVFKIYKSHKGNLYLASLRGAYSWNNGVKEWKKIPIEIEDERFVDITERNGEIIFLSRSFLFKGIDNPEQLKFEKIQLQNPAGYDNKIGLFKTLWFIHSGEIYGHWGKLLVDLLGVVFILLSLGGVIYFFMPRRIKKKHQQGESIEQLKGFHKWNIRWHNKLGYWFIFFLLITTITGIFLRPPGLIFIASSKVGKIPYTSLATSNAWFDKLRAIDYNEERGVYILLTDERAFELDKEMELAPMAFEFQVPISIMGVTVFERISTDTYLVGSFAGLFEWNPRRGILNDFQHQRPYVPVQTMGPPIENSSISGWVVNTQGEAFYTDYDFGIKGINPEWQTPEMPQIIKESPISLWNLALEIHTARYFSFIFGIGYILIVPIVGFATIFILISGLVVWWKKYKGS
- a CDS encoding TRM11 family methyltransferase; protein product: MNRYLILQNPGHNRVYYNLSGELALAELKIATRRLEATCEEIDIVNIKGIRYISFTTKDEITDYDLQVLSRLSFVFAIFKDHDKESDCLIPISKYEFEYVDQKISSLLKYPGKTNELFTKMMINVALLSSDFDYRDQIRLLDPVAGRGTTLFEAVVYNFEPMGIEIDSKSTHACEVFFKKFLEEEKYKHQSNSRRIYGKNKSEAIMVREFEYAKSKQEFKEKSSRRKLGIVNGRSQDAAKYFKKESFHVIVGDLPYGIAHGNAVAQKSNSITRNPYQLLIQCLPGWSQILKPGGTIVLAWNSFVVSKHKLSEVFVENGFEVLNDEPNLQFEHMVDKSIKRDIIIAKKPRVST
- a CDS encoding TlpA disulfide reductase family protein, with translation MRLKKHFLLVLTFVVIVFFGCHLDNNTKTYFYHIKGDLLNYQSDSIYLFKAGNYLGYTYERIGAKKIEDGQFRFDGEFNHAEMYFIGTNNQPTLPFYISTDKIFIEGDLDNPKELKIIDARMNVQLREFETRLSLAKNSQQELEMIDAFIQSEPNSPLNPYLILNYRYHIGNFEELNHLYNLMDLSLRFHPYSVKIKSQMKVLELVQQGRLAPEIISKDSAGIERRLSSLRGSYVLVKFWASWCELCKQEIPALVKLHQELSLKNAKFEILGVAAEFDKSRWLSAINEDNLPWINVSLVSGFEDNAFIDYGVKSIPASLLINPEGRIVARGLKGEELRDKLLEVLKN
- a CDS encoding polyprenyl synthetase family protein, which codes for MLTIQDYQEIIKLKIAEQKFDHAPVELYEPITYTMSLGGKRLRPTLTIMTCDIFGGKIEESVNAALGLETFHNFTLLHDDIMDKAPIRRGEPTVYKKWDANRAILSGDTMMVLAYDYLLSSPKDLLFDLFTVFNKVGKEVCEGQQYDMNFETAEHVSIEEYLEMIKLKTAVLIGGSMHVGAIIARASADQCKLTYNFGENIGMAFQLQDDLLDAFGDTSVFGKQTGGDIRTNKKTYLYLKALELADEIDKKRLVELYTIQDEGNDEKVTEVLNLFNKYEISQLTRQLMEEFYSKAMLQLHAIHLPKDKEMVLVSVADNLMKRDS
- the rimP gene encoding ribosome assembly cofactor RimP, which gives rise to MIGKKKIEALIEEGLSGTDRFLVELNINEANHIEVFIDSDTRVGIDHCVELSRQIESNLDREEEDFFLNVSSAGLDLPLRKKRQYLKHVGQLLKIKLTDGSQILIRVEEVKEDGILGTPLKKNPNAKKGSRKPYHEEEPLIIEFNSIQESKIEVVF